From one Trifolium pratense cultivar HEN17-A07 linkage group LG1, ARS_RC_1.1, whole genome shotgun sequence genomic stretch:
- the LOC123902393 gene encoding glycolipid transfer protein 1-like — protein sequence MEGTVFAPALEGIKHVKSEQGEILSQPFLDVCKHILPVIDKFGAAMALVKSDIGGNISRLEAKYSSNPAKFNCLYSLVQIEVETKTAKSSSSCTNGLLWLTRAMDFLLALFRNLIEHPDWAMSQACTDSYNKTLKKWHGWLASSSFTVAMKLAPDRKKFMEVIQGGGDVNADIEKFCTTFSPYLEENHKFLARFGLDDMKAS from the exons ATGGAAGGGACTGTTTTTGCTCCTGCATTGGAAGGAATTAAGCATGTGAAGTCTGAACAGGGAGAAATTCTGTCACAGCCTTTCTTGGATGTGTGCAAGCATATACTTCCTGTTATAG ATAAGTTTGGAGCTGCTATGGCGCTTGTTAAGTCTGACATAGGTGGTAATATATCG AGATTGGAAGCTAAATATTCATCTAATCCAGCCAAGTTCAACTGCCTCTATAGTTTGGTACAAATAGAAGTTGAAACTAAAACTGCTAAGTCATCATCCAGTTGTACCAATGGACTTCTCTGGCTTACAAG AGCAATGGATTTCTTGTTGGCACTGTTCCGAAACTTAATTGAGCATCCAGATTGGGCAATGTCACAAGCCTGTACAGATTCCTATAACAAGACTCTAAAGAAGTGGCACGGCTGGCTTGCTAGTTCAAGCTTCACT GTTGCGATGAAGCTTGCTCCTGATAGGAAGAAATTCATGGAGGTGATACAAGGAGGTGGTGATGTTAATGCTGACATAGAGAAATTTTGTACTACATTTTCTCCTTACCTTGAAGAGAATCACAAGTTTCTG GCTCGATTTGGCTTGGATGATATGAAGGCTTCATAA
- the LOC123889414 gene encoding CRIB domain-containing protein RIC10, producing MNQGGGTVKMNPTAVKGQMKGLLKGLRYISQMFDEDEKEEIQIGFPTDVKHLAHIGCEDAKATAPSWMTEFKEPQEQPGANARTSESQDTGNNSDNNSTKGEGKKSHIRRSRQRSTDSNSAPTSPREEKPSRRHHSTETSRKNKSNEEEENNKPPKQSHHRRKPKTTSEEKDKDSSNRRRTRRSSKADSLTDASFTDLGSGSASGPSAQ from the exons ATGAATCAAGGAGGTGGAACCGTAAAAATGAACCCAACTGCTGTGAAAGGCCAGATGAAAGGCCTCCTTAAAGGACTAAGATACATATCCCAAATGTTTG atgaggatgaaaaAGAAGAGATACAAATTGGGTTCCCAACAGATGTAAAGCATTTGGCACATATTGGATGTGAAGATGCAAAGGCAACTGCACCTAGCtgg ATGACAGAGTTCAAAGAACCACAAGAACAGCCTGGTGCAAATGCAAGGACATCTGAAAGCCAAG ATACTGGTAATAATAGTGACAACAACAGTACAAAAGGAGAAGGAAAGAAAAGCCACATTCGAAGGTCAAGACAACGTTCAACAGATAGCAATTCCGCACCAACCTCTCCACGAGAGGAAAAGCCATCTCGACGACACCATTCCACCGAAACTTctagaaaaaacaaatcaaatgaagaagaagaaaacaacaaaCCCCCCAAACAATCACATCATCGCAGAAAGCCCAAAACAACCTCTGAGGAAAAAGATAAAGATTCTTCCAATAGAAGACGAACTCGAAGATCGTCTAAAGCTGATTCCTTAACTGATGCGTCTTTTACGGATCTTGGATCTGGGTCTGCATCTGGGCCTTCAGCCCAATAA
- the LOC123902394 gene encoding kinesin-like protein KIN-10A has product MAPTPSSKQMHSTHLITPRSKHRLNFNSHKAAPTPPHPNFKESPHEHPIEVIARIRDYPDRKDKPLSVLMASSNSRSIRVRADFGYRDFTLDGVSVSEEEELDLFYKKFVESRINGVKLGDKCTIMMYGPTGSGKSHTMFGCSKQAGIVYRALRDILGDGDTDSEGGGDGSDGDSKGMFGLRTFVQVTVLEIYNEEIYDLLSTNGGGAGGGGFGFGWSKGSASKVKLEVMGKKAKNATYISGNEAGKISKEIQKVEKRRIVKSTLCNDRSSRSHCMVILDVPTVGGRLMLVDMAGSENIEQAGQTGFEAKMQTAKINQGNIALKRVVESIANGDSHVPFRDSKLTMLLQDSFEDDKSKILMILCASPDPKEIHKTISTLEYGAKAKCIVRGPHTPVKEEDSSSTVILGSRIAAMDEFIMKLQMENKLREKERNEAHKKLMKKEEEIAELRAKMETAPASEEEINLKVNERTRLLRQELEKKLQECQRMTNDFVELERKRMEERILQQQEEVEILRKRLEEIELQLHCNSKKEHIDENESKETEPSGFMRKLLRVYKSEDDPGMVKSMDLDMDDQEPSSLAREVIVGMQGISPNQPRSMVQEVASVCAPNFGQKACLSTVYEEEGEGEQDHEDKVEEDEEVEKEVIEEKRVCSVSKSPKRENYSSEADKENNGSNRLLRIHNIFTLCGNQRELSQYGTPIPTKKRSDEGFDFDLKYSPVKSSEKKDSVLKMSNKENMEQYVVGN; this is encoded by the exons ATGGCTCCTACACCTTCTTCCAAGCAAATGCATTCAACCCATTTAATAACACCACGTTCAAAGCATCGTCTCAATTTCAATAGCCACAAAGCAGCACCAACACCACCACATCCCAATTTCAAAGAATCCCCTCATGAACACCCAATTGAAGTTATTGCTAGAATTCGCGACTACCCAGATCGAAAAGACAAGCCTTTATCGGTTCTTATGGCAAGTTCAAACTCTAGATCTATTAGGGTTCGTGCTGATTTTGGGTATAGGGATTTTACCCTTGATGGGGTTTCTGTTTCTGAGGAAGAGGAATTGGATTTGTTCTATAAGAAGTTTGTGGAATCAAGGATCAATGGTGTTAAATTGGGAGATAAATGTACTATTATGATGTATGGACCAACTGGTTCTGGTAAGAGTCACACTATGTTTGGTTGTTCAAAGCAAGCTGGGATTGTTTATAGGGCTTTGAGGGATATTCTTGGTGATGGTGATACAGATTCTGAGGGTGGTGGAGATGGAAGTGATGGTGATTCTAAAGGAATGTTTGGATTGAGAACTTTTGTTCAGGTTACTGTTTTGGAGATTTATAATGAAGAGATTTATGATCTTTTGTCCACCAATGGAGGAGGTGCTGGAGGTGGAGGGTTCGGATTCGGTTGGTCTAAGGGCAGTGCTTCAAAG GTCAAACTTGAAGTGATGGGGAAAAAGGCTAAGAATGCAACCTACATATCTGGAAATGAAGCAGGGAAGATCTCAAAAGAAATTCAGAAAGTGGAGAAGCGGAGGATTGTTAAAAGCACACTTTGTAATGACAGGAGTTCTAGAAGTCACTGCATG GTGATACTCGATGTCCCAACAGTAGGAGGACGGCTAATGCTTGTTGACATGGCAGGATCAGAAAATATTGAACAAGCTGGTCAAACTGGATTCGAGGCGAAAATGCAG ACTGCAAAAATTAATCAAGGAAATATAGCACTGAAGAGAGTGGTCGAGTCCATTGCAAATGGCGATTCACATGTGCCTTTTAGAGACAGCAAACTTACCATGCTTCTGCAG GATTCATTCGAAGATGATAAGTCAAAAATTCTTATGATACTATGTGCAAGTCCTGATCCTAAGGAGATACACAAGACAATCTCTACACTGGAATATGGAGCCAAAGCAAAATGTATTGTTCGTGGCCCTCATACTCCGGTTAAGGAGGAGGACTCTTCTTCTACCGTCATTTTGGGATCAAGAATTGCTGCAATGGATGAATTTATCATGAAGCTACAAATGGAAAACAAACTAAGAGAGAAAGAGCGAAACGAAGCACACAAAAAGCTCATGAAGAAAGAGGAAGAAATTGCTGAGTTAAGAGCTAAAATGGAAACAGCTCCTGCAAGTGAGGAGGAGATTAACCTAAAGGTAAACGAACGAACACGCCTTCTGAGACAAGAGTTGGAAAAGAAGTTGCAAGAGTGTCAAAGAATGACTAATGATTTTGTTGAGTTGGAGAGGAAGAGAATGGAAGAACGCATATTGCAGCAGCAGGAAGAAGTTGAAATCCTGAGAAAGAGACTGGAAGAAATCGAGTTGCAGCTGCATTGTAATTCAAAGAAAGAGCATATCGATGAAAATGAATCAAAAGAGACGGAGCCAAGTGGGTTTATGAGAAAACTACTTCGTGTTTACAAAAGCGAGGATGATCCTGGAATGGTGAAATCGATGGATTTGGACATGGATGATCAAGAACCCTCCTCCCTTGCACGTGAAGTTATTGTCGGCATGCAAGGCATTTCACCAAATCAACCTCGTTCAATGGTACAAGAAGTTGCTTCTGTTTGTGCACCAAACTTTGGTCAAAAAGCATGTCTAAGTACAGTATATGAAGAAGAAGGAGAGGGAGAGCAAGATCATGAGGATAAAGTGGAAGAAGACGAGGAAGTGGAGAAAGAAGTGATAGAGGAAAAAAGGGTATGTAGTGTTAGCAAAAGTCCAAAGAGAGAAAATTATTCTTCTGAAGCTGACAAGGAAAATAATGGTTCCAATAGACTACTGAGGATTCATAACATATTCACTCTTTGTGGAAACCAAAGGGAACTCTCTCAATATGGAACTCCAATCCCTACAAAAAAGAGGTCTGATGAAGGTTTTGATTTTGATCTCAAATATTCTCCTGTGAAATCAAGTGAGAAGAAAGATTCTGTCTTAAAAATGTCCAACAAAGAGAACATGGAACAATATGTTGTTGGAAATTAG